From the genome of Solanum lycopersicum chromosome 12, SLM_r2.1:
aaggttggGGTGTAACAACTGCATTACCTTTTAGTTTATAAGAAAGCTCTTCAGATACAAGGGCACCAAAAGCAAAGTAATGTCTAGTTGAGACGGAATAAATCTTCATCCGTGCTTCCTCCTCACTGAAAAAATTAACTATTAACATAAGCCATCCATAAAGATAAGCTAATCCTTCTTTCAGGTATAATCACTCGTACAGTCTTTGTTCTCCTCATCCACACAAGCTAACAACTTCGTTTTTACGGCAAAACAAGTATATATTGGTTAACAAAAGGCATACATTTCCATATACAAGTATAGGCACACCACACAGGGAAGTTTGTTTTTCCTTGAACAAACTAACACTCCCTCTGTTCACGTTTACTCATCCATTATACTGAAAATACATTTTCACTCATCACTTTTAGCATATCaagataaaaaaacatattttattcacATGTTTTAATCATTTCTTCCCCAAATCATTTATCAAGAGCTAAAACTAAACATCATATCACCAAAAGTAATAAAACAGTATGCAATTATAATTAGGTTTTAATAAAATGGAGCTGAAACACGAGAAGAAGCTAAAAATGCAGAGAAATGAGCCAAACCTTCCAACAATCGTAGCAAGTGTTTTGATGTAGCTATCAATAATTTCATCTCTGGTAGGATCACCTTCAGGCTTCTCCATCACAACAAGCCAGTGCTCAAAATCACAGCCGTCAAGCAAAATCGTTTCCTTCGGAGGTCGATTGGACCAGTTAGGATTTGGATCATTCAGTGACGACGACGTTTGACGAGTGGCAAAACCTCGAGAAAACGGCGTCGGTGCCGGAGAGACATTTCGTAGGTTGGCCGCAACGGCATGAAGTGGTCGGAGAAGGTGGAGTGAGTAAGTGCTCGGAgttgtagagagagaaaatgaGTTGCAGGAGCGTTTGAATGCATTGAGCAAAGAGCGAGACGCCATTTTCGTTTCAACAAAACCCTAGCTAGCTCTGTGAGGGTTTATCGGGTTTTAATAGCAAAATGCCATGAAAATACCCCTCTAAAATGTTTGGTTTAGTCCTTCAAGTTTCAAAATGTGTGAAATACATCCACCGTCGAATCTGAATCagaatacacatctgaataaTAAGATATGcaataaacataatatttcaaacttgACGCAAATTACTAGTTTCTCATCGAACTATTGTCAATCTTAAAAACAATCATCTACTTGACTAAGTAAATTTAGATACACTCCTAATATGTCACGTAAAATAACAAATAGTCTCAAATTCTTATAGGAGCATGATGTTCTTAGTAAAAATCTagagaagtattgaaaatatcCCTAAATTTGATGAGTATTTAGGGTGTAGTACACTAATATTGTAAGATTGGGGTGTATTTAGATTCAGATAGTTAAGTAAAGGGTTAGTTTTAAGTATTCAATAACTTCagaatgaaactaataatttgtaccaagttttgaaatgtttttaatatttttctcttcaaCAATTTGAATACTAAATAATTAAGGCAACTTGTTTTTccaatatataaatgtataaaagaaattaatatctATTTACTAATTAATCTactattatattaatataatgctcttaaaaattattaaaactattgCTAATGGTACTAGCTAGTGATGGTGATCGTTTGTGTTGACTGATGATAGAGACtaatgaaaatgttttcttattaATAACATTGATTGGAATGTTTGCTGGTACATTATAAGACAATATGGTTGCAATCAAGCTCTATGAATTCAGCTAAATTTTAAGACCGTCAATAAATCAAGGATAAAACTCTTGTTCACGGTTGATTCTCCAAATTGAGAGATGTTAAAAGTCCTTAGTGATGCATTCACTATTTAAGAACATGGTTGATTTCATGTAATTTACTTCTTTGATTTCCCTATTCTCTCCACCTTACATGATTGATTAATGACTGCATGaattatgatttaataaataaaggaGTTATATCCTGTAGAATCAGTCTATGAATAGGTCAATTTTCTATGATCTCCCACCGTTCTTGACATCCCTCTAACTATTCCTTGGTGAAGGAGTAGAAACGTTGGTCCCCTTCGGTCAACTTACATCACAACTTTCAAACATAAAGAGCAAATGAAAAGCATAACTAGTTATGGAAAATTCCTTATTCATTACCAATTATTGAACTTTGTTGTTCATGCATGGTGAGTTACACATACAGGAGAATTCGATTCAACAAAAAGGGCAAAAGCTAATAGTAATGTGTGTTTTGGTCTAAAAAACTTTGTAATTTAAAACTCAAGTGGGAATAAACCAAGCTCATCAAGAACATCCTTGCAATCAGGCAAAGTCTCTTTCTTCATGAAGAATAGTGGATTCGCGTAGCGAGTTGGATTATGCATACCAACATTGTTACTGCACACAACTCTTGAGTTCTCAAATCCAATTGCAGGGTCCTTGCAATCCTCTCTTGGGCTTTGCACAACACCTACATCACAAAGTTCTTTCTCATGGTCACCTGATGCTTCTATTGTGTATTTTCCATTCTTGTCTGTCAATGCTTCTGCTGTATATGTCACCTTTTCTGTCTCCATGTCTCTGCATGTCAACTTCACTTTTGCTCCTATACAATGTATCTCGTTAATCAACCAATCAGACTTCTCTATAACAATATTCGTCAGTTTTGTGAAGCATAGTAAGTGTCATGGTGTGATCACCCATACTACTTCTCTTGTTTCCATCTAGGTGCCTTCCCATTTTACTTTACATCTATATTCcatagtatttttttatatattacaaaTTGTTTGacagattgtataaaaataatactgaATAGTAATGTTATATTAGTAATTTGGGACTAGTAATATTATGATCAGTTATATGTTGAGATTATTTCTTTGTTTGTGTGCCCTTACCGTTCTCGCTCAGTCTTTCAACGATTGAGAAGGCAGTCATTGAAACATAACGTATCGCAACGCCAATCATCAAATACGATACTAGGCCCCTGCTCAAAGATTTGATGGATCGAAATAGCCCACCCTACCCAAGCGCTATGTCATATATAGGGAAACTCATTGGTTGAAATCATCAGTTATTATGGTTTGTTTTGATATATTCggtagaaatttaaaaaaaaattcagattgGTTGGTGAGCCTGGTGACCGGAGACTATGTAGCTTAGTTCGGAGAGCACTTGTTAGATTAAATAGTTTTTGGTTGCTAAATGTTACGGCCTTAAGAACATTTATGTTTTAAATCATGCTTATCCATGCATTAATATCTcttgtattactaataccatgTGTTTGCTATGTATGAATTGTACGCCctataatattgaataaacataaaatacatcTTACCAAACATGTATGTCAATTTTCTTACGGATCTTTCTATAGCAACGATCCTCCATAACAACATATCATTATAACGTTAATCAAATCATATTACGTTACTATATCTCGCTATAACAGTTAAAAAACACTATTTAGATAAATAATAACGTTATAAAGAGATCTGATCGTAAATATTATTCATACCTTCAATGTATTCACTGATTCTGGTCTGAAATTGCACACGGCAAGTGTCACAATAGACAGTGCCTTCA
Proteins encoded in this window:
- the LOC101260018 gene encoding anther-specific protein LAT52-like; translated protein: MAKAILVLSALCSILAFANFAQCQEAFKVEGTVYCDTCRVQFQTRISEYIEGAKVKLTCRDMETEKVTYTAEALTDKNGKYTIEASGDHEKELCDVGVVQSPREDCKDPAIGFENSRVVCSNNVGMHNPTRYANPLFFMKKETLPDCKDVLDELGLFPLEF